One Mesoplodon densirostris isolate mMesDen1 chromosome X, mMesDen1 primary haplotype, whole genome shotgun sequence genomic region harbors:
- the LOC132481868 gene encoding peptidyl-prolyl cis-trans isomerase A-like yields MVSPTVFFDIAIDGEPLGRVSFELFADKVPKIAENFHALSTGEKGFGYKGSCFHRIIPGFMCQGGDFTRHNGTGGKSIYGEKFDDENFLLKHTGPGILSMANAGPNTNGSQFFICTAKTEWLDGKRVVFGKVEEGMNIVEAMERFGSRNGKTSKKITTADCGQI; encoded by the exons ATGGTCAGCCCTACCGTGTTCTTTGACATTGCTATAGATGGTGAGCCCTTGGGCCGTGTCTCCTTCGAG CTGTTTGCAGACAAAGTTCCAAAGATAGCAGAAAACTTTCATGCTCTGAGCACTGGGGAGAAAGGCTTTGGTTATAAAGGTTCCTGCTTTCACAGAATAATTCCGGGATTTATGTGCCAGGGTGGTGACTTCACACGCCATAATGGCACTGGTGGAAAGTCCATCTATGGGGAGAAATTTGATGATGAGAATTTCCTCCTGAAGCATACGGGTCCTGGCATCTTGTCCATGGCAAATGCTGGCCCCAACACAAATGGTTCCCAGTTTTTCATCTGCACTGCCAAGACTGAGTGGTTGGATGGCAAGCGTGTGGTCTTTGGCAAGGTGGAAGAGGGCATGAATATTGTGGAAGCCATGGAGCGCTTTGGGTCCAGGAATGGCAAGACCAGCAAGAAGATCACCACTGCTGACTGTGGACAAATCTAA